The genomic interval tcatttggaGTTGGTTTGTCTTCACATTGATCTTCAGTCCATCAACAGCAGCTTTACCCACAAAACCTAATCCTGTGTGAGAAATAAGAAATTCTGGTGCTTTTCCAGGATCTTGTTTGTACCAGAAAAAATCATCTCCACACAGCAAAAAGTGGAGTGTTGATTCAACTCCCACAGAGtcaattttaacactttttcaggGTTTATATAGCTCCACACTCTACAGAgttaaattaacattttcaaaatagtTAAATATCTAACACTGTGTCAGAGttactttttaactcaataaactgggttaaattaacactaatcgagttattattaacactgattcagagttactttttaactcaataaactgggttaaattaacactaatcgagttattattaacactgattcagagttactttttaactcaataaactgggttaaattaacactaatcgagttattattaacactgattcagagttactttttaactcaataaactgggttaaattaacactaatcgagttattattaatactgattcagagttactttttaactcaataaactgGGTTAATTTAACAGTGATTTATCATTAACACTGATTCAGAGTTCCTTTGTAACCTGGTTTAGTGAGTTACattaacaaaacatacaaagttcTTACTTctaattatgaaataatttaatataactagtagtaaaattaaaatgattgacAATGACATAATTCCAAGAAAAATGatgcatttgcaaaaatatttattttatggcTCTTCTCCCATTATACAATTAAAAGATTGTGAATGAAGGTATGACATATAAACTTTCATTTGTAGCTCCATATGAGCTTTGAACATCAAAAGGTTGGTGACATTTCAGTTCCATTGTTTTTATGACATGCTGTTTTTCTGTTCGTTTCACTTTGAACGCATGGTGATGGTCATCAAAGTTCACTGTAAAAAGCTCCCGTGTcagtaaaaaaatgtcattttcaagCAAAAGTACATCAAGTATTTCACCAAAGACTGGCATCTCTTCCTCCATTGAATTGCAAACAACAAGTCCAGCTCTGTACTCAACGCCATCAACTTTCACCCAACTTGTTTCGAACACCTCTTTTGACATCATTTGAAGCATTTCACTGTTGACCACATATCTTGGAGAAAATGATTTGATGGGCccatattccttttttttttaaaaggaaaagtttCCCAATGGAAAGCAATGGCCATCTGATGCCTTTTTGCAAGTGATTTGgttatgtttttgaaattttttaaataatttttaaacaatttgtgcTTCGCCTCAAACCTCATAGACCAGACAAACAATAAGAGGCCAATTTTCCGAATAGAAGATGGATAGTGAATCATAAAATTATGCTTGGGAATCAAGTTTCTTTGAGGATACAAGTGCTTGAATAATTTGTGGTGGTCAACAATgagatttttcaaatacacagtCATACCCAAAGTGAGAGAAGGAGAAAGAACAATGTCCATTATTTGGAGTAAGAGTAGTAGTAATTCCCAGTGTCCGTTTCCCGCTGGAATAATGTCACCAAACAAAAGAGGGATGTTTTTCACAAGACACAATGTCTGGATGGAGTTCAAGCCAATGCCATTGCCAGCACTATCCAAAATGATTTTTGTGGGGCGGTTTTTTCTGTCTAAAAAACCATAGTCAAATCCATAAATTCGGGAAAGCAAGTCCTGTTCTGATATAAAGTTTTTTATGAGATATTGAAATAACAGTTTGGTCTCATACTGGGCAACACCTTCAAGAAGGTCATGCATTATATCAAATGAATAGTTATTGCAAACATGGAAATCAAATGCCCCAATGAAATGGTTTGCCTGGCAAGGGATGAGATGTTTGTCCATGGAGATGTAGAAGCTGTCGATGTTCCTCTTCTGGCGACCAACGGCTAGGAGGTGTGGCTGCTGGCACTGCTGATTCCGAAGATGCTCCTCCAAACTGCAGCAAGACTAAGGGTTTACACAAGGACAGGGGACATTTGACACAAGTTAAATCAGAGAAAACAGCATGACAGAAGTGAACACAAACACCCTCTGTAACTTGTCTAATTTGTTCCATCCACCTCTTGACCacctttaaacatgataaaaatgaataaatattaaattaccTTGTGAAAGACGACAAGTTTTTTGACTGCATCAGAGGCGCTTATTTTTGGAGATTTCGGTCCCCCAGGTGGTGGCGGAAGGAGATATAACAGCAACAAAAGGGAGGCCATCTCTTTGTCATAAGCTATAGACAAAGAACAGACAGAATGAATTGACGGAAAATACTTTGAAATGcattaatttgatatttttaattaaaacgaGATTAGAATAAAGAGCATTTTCCTGTTGAAAGTTTGTGAATTCTGGAGGCTGAACAGAATGGTTTGCAAAGGGTTAAAAGCAGTTACAATGTTGAAAAGATTGAAAATCCTGAATTTTTTATGTTGATTTGTGCTgcaataaattgtaaattgaCAGTTAAAGGATGTTAGTTAAGCAAGAGCTGAGGGAATATAGCCCCCAATatatctgatttaaaaacatcaatcCTCAAATGTTTAAATGGTGAATATAATGCTTTAAATTTTATTATCAACTAGTGACCAACCATAAGCCTTCACTTAGTAGTAGGCAGTAAACATCTTCTTTTGAGTCATTCACGTTTATTTCTTAGAGAAGAAATAAACAATCTACATTGAAGAAATTtagttacaaaaaaatgtaataaaatcaaataattcttatttaataGAGTTTTGGAATGTAACTGCTTGTAACAAATTCTAAAGAGCAAAACTCACTTGTTGCCTCATCACTTCCTGGTTGACTCTCTGTTGACTGAACCAATTCACGCAGCTCCGGTGTTGAGGTGAGCTGCTTGGCCTCTTTGATGAAGTTAGATCTGAAGATCGGATCCCATTTCTGAAGCAGTCTGGTGGATACATCATCATCAAACAGAAGAGTGAAGTCTTGATTCACCTGTgagaaagaaaatatattacTACCACCTTCAGAACCAAATTTCAAGTCCTTCTCAACATAGACCACTGCATACTTACTAATCCTTTTGTATCCATGAATCTTGGGAAGATAGACAGGATATCAAGAATTTTGGCAGGGTCATTGATAAGTTTTCGACGATGTTGAAATGTCTCTCTCATCTTTTGGAGAATTAAAGAAGTGTCTGTTGCATGGTTGAGCAAAGAGATTGCCTCTTGGCAGGCATCTCCCTCAAGCTGCTTCTCAACATCACTGGATCGTTGCAAATTAGGGCCCCCTGAAGGAAAGAACACaacagtttaaagaaaataagcCCTATCTGCTGATCAGAtaggtaaataaaaacaaaataacatttcagACCTACAGAGTTGTGGAAAAGGTGAGAACATAAGACCCTTAAACCCTTTTCATTCAATTCTATACTGGTTGACATCAAAAATGGTGACTATAGTCTAAAAGGCACTTAGCAAGTATGTtacctcctcctcccccttgCGAAAAGCCAGTGGGGCTATTTGGAGCTACAGATCCTCGTCGACTCTTTCTTTTGACTGTCTTCAGACGCCAAGAAATGTAGCCTGTGCTGCTTGCAGCATCATAGAAGTGTTCCTAAAATGGAAATTAATTCACAATGTGTTGTCACTCATAAGTAATCTTAGAATTTGAACATCCCCTCAAACACAacccaaaacatacaaattatgtaaaaaaaataaaataaataaaagtaaaataataactaTACATACATAGCCTTTCTTGGAGTAAGGGTCTTTGAGGGACGGGAACACAGTCACTATCCCCAGAGCATATTCTTCTCTAACAGCTTTGGTGGGGATGTGCCTGAGAAGAAAGATTGAGGTGGaattatttatgtaatttgCATTCTTTATGTAATGGTTAAACAGTTATTTTTCTTATCAAAGTCTTAATAAAGAGGACAAGATTACCCATGTTTATCAATCATGTGGGCCACTATTATATTGACCAGTTTTCTACTGGTAGCATCTGTAAGAGTTTGTGTTGTGTGATATTCCTCGAGAACCTCTTTACCACCTGAACTGGTTTCAAGTAATGTTTCGATcaactgaaggaaaaaaaaagaaagccaagaaaaattgtgattaacagcagaataatagatagatacattTAAAGAAATCTGTGAAAAGTGAGCATTGTTGCAACCTTTTTAGCAGACGCTGCATTGATTATTCCTTCAACTCTGGATTTCTTCCTAGGGACCTCATCTAGAAGTATAGTTGATGCACTTGAACTGAAGCTAGATTCAGACCACTCAGATGGAGAGGACAAGGAGGAATCGGAAAACCctagaaggaaaagaaaaacaattattttgcaCTGCAAAAGTGAATTACATTAATTCCACAATATACTTAACACTGTTGAcagatttgagaaaaaaatatataggttACACCATCTGGAATTGGATTGGGTCATACCATTGACCTCTACATTTCTTACCATCATTTGAGAAAGCTGTTAGAACCAGACTGCCTTGGCTGACAAGGTCACTGAAAATGTCTTCATCAACTTCTGTCCCCGTTGTATCTTTGTACACTACTTTTGCGTCAGGTGGCATGCAAAATCTCTCAATGACTAGAAAAAGATAAAACAGACTTAGATAAAATCCCATACACAATATTCATTCAATTTTTAGTCTATatgtaaaaacaaacctttttcatGGAACTCCATGAAATCAAACTGTCCATCGACATCATTCACCTTCACATACTTCTGCTGTTGGCAGTAACGAACCTGGATCAGCATGCTGAGacctacaaaaaacaaataaattaaattgacaGTAATAAGCACttgatgtaaaaaacaaaacaaaatgaagcaaTTCAAGTTGAAATGATTAATAACACTTATAAACACACATCATGCAGGTTATACCCTGTAAAGACTGTCAAAGCTTTGACACACATGCAGTGGattttaaaataatcctgtCAAGCTTGGTCACTTAGTCTGTACATTTGCATGGCCCGATAGAGTGCATCTGCGATTTTTGGACATGTGAATGGTAAAACGAATCAATGGTGCCCCCTTGAACATTTTATTTGCCCCAGACTAGCACTGATGACATAACTGTAAAAAACTTCtgcaaaatattcaaaaacattCTAAAACGTACAGTCGAATTTGTCGAACCGAATAATCCCAGCTACAGGTCAACTGACACCGCACCCTGTGGTCACAGTTTTTGTCAGGTCACAGATTCTGTTACAACACCGGCACAGTCAAGTCCACTGAGTCCGACCTCTGTGGTAGCGGTGGCGGGGTAGTCTCTGCATCTGGCCACTCTAAAGGCACGTTGACACCGGACGCGGCAGAACCTGTCGAAAGCGTCAGGTTTACATCCAATATACATAGTGGACGCTAGTGATGCGCGGGGTCAGGATTTTTTCAACCGGCGGGGCCCAGCATAAATGGCTAAAACCAACCCGCACCGCCTGCCTCGAGCTTCTGCCTCTATTTACAGAACCCGCCCCAACCCAACCAGCAAGAATAAAATCCACAGACATAATGGTCATAGTAATCCGTTATATTTTAGCTAGTATGCATGGAAAGTGGAAACAGACTCCATATTGCAACAGCTGCATCATTAGCACATTTCACCGAACACTTTGGTGAACAGGTAACAAAATAACTGTAAACTCCTGACCTTATCTTTGACCGCACTTCCTCCTCCATGTTGTTACGGTTAGTAAAGAAAAAAGGATATTCCACATGGTGCACACGCCTCACGATGTACTGCGCACGGTGCTAGCCAGCGCTGATGAGCTGTGCAAGTGTGATGCATTCATGGACAGTCGTAATGTTCTAAATTGGCCAATGGGAGCCCAAACACATAacttcacgcacacacacagtacctTTTTAATTTACATGTTATTATACATGGACACATCACACGAAAAGGCGACTGTCCGTTCAAATTACACGCCCCAACCCGAACCGAACCGACATTAATTGACAATATCTTCACCCGCACCGGGCTCCGGTGCAACCGCATGTTAATGTCCAACTCATAGCTAAAATATATTAGAAAGtagatatttcatttttaaatgctgcCTGTCATTTGACACTATTGATAATTTTGAATTAGTTAACTTACCTTTAGCGAAAAACTCCTCTCGATttcagcagcagctccagcagATGGAAAATGACATGCACAGCATCAATGCACGGGGTTTCAAGCATGAAGTCCAGGGGCATTGCTGAAGCAAGGCACATTAACACTGTAGAGATGTAAGGAGGACATCGCTACAGTGTTGATTTGCTTGGACGTGACTAACTCTGTTAAACAACTCCAACACTGAACACCATTTGAATCAGAATGTGTTAAAATAACACCCTAAGAGTGGAAATCAACTCTGATTCATTTACGTCTGAAATATCAACACTCCAATTTTTGCtgtgtacatacatacatatgcttcaaagctttttgtccagacgttggtggtttcctgtcactgtgggcctcagAGCACAGTAGTACACAGCAGAGTCACACACATGAAGATCCTGAATCATCAGAGGAACAGAGCTGTCTTTGAGCTCAGCATCAAATCTGTCCTTCACAAACTCTGGAGAATTATCTGCTGAAGAAAGTGAACGTCTCAGAATAAACTTTGGGTAACTGTTCACTTCTTACactgaggtgtattgactgcttcacATGTGTAGGAATTTAAATCATCTAAGTTGAACTTTGACTGAGATGCTGTACTAGCCTCAGCATTGAGGTCAGAAGGTCTGTCTCCCTCTGTGAAGTGCAAATGTGGACCAAGGGGGGACCCCTTCCCCTGCCTGGCCAAACAAAGGAACAGTAGAATCAAAGAACAGGTTCGTTCCTGTTCCTCTTtgttacattacgatcaaaagtaAACAATCGGTCAAAGTTTacttgctaagttttcaaactctgggctccgaccccctgcggagcccaggggattttatcacccccaaaggtcactcaggatgttggaagaataccagctgtttgtttccccctcaaaatgagatcaaagaatatgtacttgtttgaaaagtattCATTCTATGCAATTTACCTCTTCACTTCAAGCTGAGTATAAGATTTCAACAGATGGCTTTAGACAAAGGGGGTTTGGGACCCCCGCCAGTTATCTCTGTACCTCGACTGTTGGATGTTGATTAACTTGTGAACCCTGAAAGTTTCTTGTTCCCAGGTTGGTACTTCCTCCATTTGTTGATTTGTGAAAGTTTgtggctttctttctttgttctaaGGTTAAAGCCTTAGACTCCTCCCGTTGGTCTCCGGTTTCCTGTCATATCATATATGCCTTTTTTTGGCTGGGATTCTTCAGAGTAAATCTGATCCCGGCTGCTCTCACAGGGCTTCTGTCTCGgccctgttcttttgattctgcttgtgttaataaactttgtattattatgcAAGCCAGTTTTATCGACGATCccttttttccacactacatCTTTTTCATCGTTCACATCTACACATGGGGAATCCACGACAGTACATTGTCTGTTGATTAATGGATTTTGTGAGGAAGAAAACATAGTTTAGTTCAAAACTGTATATAAGATTCTGGCATTTCTGTTCTTACTAATAATACAAGATATTATCTAAAGGCAGGGAACATTGTGTcagagtgggccatgttccgtgcctctgttgtcGAGGCAGCTGACCGGTGCTGTGGCCACAAGGTAGTCTGTGCCTGTCATGGTGGCAACACCcaaacccgttggtggacaccaggggtgagggatgccgtcaggctgaagaaggagtcctatcGGGCCTTTTTgtcctgtgggactccggaggcaccagacaggtaccgacgggccaagtgGAATGCAGCCACGGAAAACACAGAGACAAAAACCcagacatgggaggagtttggtgacaAAATGGAGAATGACTTCCAGACCGCTTCGAAGAAGTTCTTGACCACCATTTGTCAACACtgtgtatggtgcggatggtgcgctgctgaccttgACTAGCGGACATTGTGGATCGGTGGAAAATATACTTTGAaaacctcctcaatcccaccgacacacCTTTCAATGAGGAAGCAGAGCCTGGGGACCAGGAAGTGGACCCTTTTATCTCTGAGGATGAGGTTGTTGAGGTGGTGAAAAAGCTCCTCCGTGGCAAGGCCCCGGGGGTAGATAAGATCCACCCAGAGTTCTTCAAGATGATGGATGCTGTGGGGCTGTCCTGGTTGACATGACTGCAGCATCACGTGGACATAGGGGGCAGTGCCCCTGGATTGGCAGAAGGGGGATCAGAGGGTGTGCTTCAACTATAGAGGGAttacactcctcagcctccctggtaaggtctattcatTGGTACTAGAGAGCAGGGTCCATCGGATAGTCAAACCTCGGAgccaggaggagcaatgtggttgtCCTGGTCAGGGAACTGTGGACAAGCTCTACACCCTCGGCAGGGtcttgtgttttgtggacctggagaAGGCATTCCACCGTGTTCCTCAAGAATTCCTGTGGGGGGGTCGTCTGGGAGTATGAGGTATCAGACCCCCTGATAGGGGCTGTCTGTTCCCTGTTCGACCAGAGTCAGAGcttggtccgcattgccggcagtaagtcgaactTGTTTCCAGTAAGGGTTGGACTCTGCCatggctgccctttgtcaccgattgattgattgattgagtgattgattgattgattgattgtttattccGAGTTCTTTGTACATTACATATAATTCAAACTAACATACTTTCATATATACATGAACTCAAAAAGGAGTGGGAGGAAGTAAACTTATAAGTTCCCACCCCTGTAATTGTCATAATTCATATCAGTGGTTGCTTTCTTTCACAAAGCAGTTAACATAACAGATAAACAGTTTA from Gouania willdenowi unplaced genomic scaffold, fGouWil2.1 scaffold_258_arrow_ctg1, whole genome shotgun sequence carries:
- the LOC114459081 gene encoding uncharacterized protein LOC114459081, whose product is MLIQVRYCQQQKYVKVNDVDGQFDFMEFHEKVIERFCMPPDAKVVYKDTTGTEVDEDIFSDLVSQGSLVLTAFSNDGFSDSSLSSPSEWSESSFSSSASTILLDEVPRKKSRVEGIINAASAKKLIETLLETSSGGKEVLEEYHTTQTLTDATSRKLVNIIVAHMIDKHGHIPTKAVREEYALGIVTVFPSLKDPYSKKGYVNQDFTLLFDDDVSTRLLQKWDPIFRSNFIKEAKQLTSTPELRELVQSTESQPGSDEATTYDKEMASLLLLLYLLPPPPGGPKSPKISASDAVKKLVVFHKSCCSLEEHLRNQQCQQPHLLAVGRQKRNIDSFYISMDKHLIPCQRETDTGNYYYSYSK